A genomic window from Lycium barbarum isolate Lr01 chromosome 4, ASM1917538v2, whole genome shotgun sequence includes:
- the LOC132635808 gene encoding probable glycosyltransferase At5g03795: MGSDFHLFLCRAETRRVLWVMGGVFAFSILVQQYFELPYGNFIGSLFSGVNSNRTNNVNTQFNFTVGFDGKMKRNDSIFPIKPNDSSGVELLKPNRDLAPERAKEFENIFKGKNENAAPMLEEQSKDDIAPLASNVSLPPMISLAPSVSPRHVDDNSIVMHSSDNPGGATTTQNNEVVAFVPLKSNAAVQTMNSPAPSVSLRHIDDNSTTAPNKATELLRNDLALSGNASTLNKALAVHDNLTTLASSHTPYGAKTPSVKEASDKPVKGVVSISEMTNMLLWSHHPSNLLTNPKWSSASDEELLSAKSQIESAANSIGDLGLHAPVYHNVSKFIRSYELMERNLKVYIYREGKRPVFHQSRLTGIYASEGWFMKQLKASQHFLTNDPNKAHLFYLPFSSQILEEVLYVPGSHSFTNLKAYLKNYVDLIKGRYPFWNRTQGADHFLVACHDWAPEETRCEMANCIKSLCNADLKEGFKLGKDASLPETNIGSADPSRSLGGKRPSQRKFLAFFAGSMHGYVRPILLKHWQNKDPNMKIFGRMRKTDYIHHMKSSKYCICARGYEVNSPRVVEAVSYECVPVIISDNFVPPFLETLNWESFAVFVLEKDIPNLKSILESISLRRYLKLYNNVIKVQQHFLWHPEPVKYDMFHMILHSIWYNRVFQIAS; encoded by the exons ATGGGTTCTGATTTCCATCTATTTTTATGCCGGGCTGAGACCAGGAGAGTATTATGGGTAATGGGAGGTGTGTTTGCATTTTCTATACTAGTTCAACAATATTTTGAACTTCCATATGGAAACTTTATAGGGTCCCTATTTTCTGGTGTAAATTCCAATAGAACGAACAACGTTAATACACAATTCAACTTTACTGTGGGATTCGATGGGAAAATGAAGAGAAACGACTCTATTTTTCCGATTAAGCCAAATGACAGTTCTGGAGTGGAATTGCTGAAACCAAACAGGGACTTAGCTCCAGAGAGAGCTAAGGAATTTGAGAATATATTCAAAGGGAAGAATGAAAATGCAGCCCCGATGTTGGAAGAACAAAGTAAAGACGATATTGCCCCTCTAGCCTCCAACGTCTCATTACCGCCAATGATTTCACTAGCTCCATCTGTTTCACCTAGACATGTTGACGATAATTCGATAGTTATGCATAGTTCTGATAATCCTGGTGGGGCCACAACTACTCAGAATAATGAAGTAGTTGCATTTGTCCCTTTAAAGTCGAATGCTGCAGTACAGACGATGAATTCACCAGCTCCCTCTGTTTCACTTAGACATATTGACGATAATTCGACTACTGCTCCAAATAAAGCAACAGAGCTATTAAGAAATGATCTTGCCTTGTCAGGGAACGCTTCCACTTTGAACAAAGCTCTTGCTGTTCACGATAATTTGACTACTCTGGCTAGTTCTCATACACCCTATGGTGCCAAAACTCCTTCTGTGAAGGAAGCATCGGATAAGCCAGTGAAAGGTGTAGTGTCAATATCTGAAATGACTAATATGTTGCTTTGGAGTCATCACCCCTCGAACCTTCTAACG AATCCGAAGTGGTCTTCAGCCAGTGATGAAGAATTGCTCAGTGCAAAATCACAGATTGAAAGTGCAGCTAACAGTATCGGTGATCTTGGCCTACATGCACCAGTTTATCACAATGTTTCAAAGTTTATAAG GAGCTATGAGTTAATGGAACGGAATCTCAAGGTTTACATCTACAGGGAAGGCAAGAGACCCGTATTCCATCAATCAAGGCTCACGGGCATCTATGCTTCAGAAGGTTGGTTCATGAAGCAGTTAAAAGCTAGCCAGCACTTCCTCACCAATGACCCAAACAAAGCACACCTGTTTTACTTGCCGTTTAGttctcaaattttggaagaaGTGCTATATGTGCCTGGTTCTCACAGCTTCACTAATTTAAAAGCATATTTGAAAAACTATGTTGATTTGATCAAGGGAAGATATCCGTTTTGGAACAGAACACAAGGAGCTGACCATTTTCTTGTTGCTTGCCACGACTGG GCCCCAGAAGAAACTAGGTGTGAGATGGCCAATTGCATAAAGTCTTTATGCAATGCTGATTTGAAAGAAGGATTCAAGTTAGGCAAGGATGCTTCTCTACCTGAAACGAACATTGGCTCAGCTGATCCATCGAGAAGCCTTGGAGGCAAACGTCCTAGCCAACGAAAATTTCTTGCTTTCTTCGCTGGCAGTATGCATGGTTATGTCCGTCCTATTCTTTTAAAGCACTGGCAAAACAAAGATCCAAACATGAAAATCTTTGGCCGGATGCGCAAGACTGACTACATCCACCACATGAAGAGCAGCAAGTACTGTATATGCGCAAGGGGTTATGAAGTCAACAGTCCACGAGTCGTGGAGGCTGTTTCCTACGAATGTGTTCCTGTGATCATATCTGACAACTTCGTACCACCATTTTTGGAGACATTGAATTGGGAATCCTTTGCTGTTTTCGTCCTAGAGAAGGACATTCCAAATCTGAAGTCTATACTCGAATCGATCTCGCTGAGAAGATATCTGAAACTGTATAACAATGTGATCAAGGTACAACAACATTTCCTTTGGCATCCTGAACCtgtaaaatatgatatgttcCACATGATACTTCATTCTATTTGGTACAATAGAGTTTTCCAGATTGCATCCTAG